A genomic region of Miscanthus floridulus cultivar M001 chromosome 3, ASM1932011v1, whole genome shotgun sequence contains the following coding sequences:
- the LOC136541600 gene encoding NAC domain-containing protein 67-like, with protein MVIAAVQQQQRRDAEAELNLPPGFRFHPTDEELVAHYLCARAAGRRPPVSIIAEVDLYRFDPWDLPERALFGRREWYFFTPRDRKYPNGSRPNRAAGSGYWKATGADKPVEHRGRTVGIKKALVFYHGKPPRGVKTEWIMHEYRLADAGARAKKSGSGNGTLRLDDWVLCRLYNKKNEWEKMQQQKEKEEMESEASLSHSHSHSDTRTPESEIDDDPFPELASLPALDDMVGPAAAAPAAGAILPKEEVEDFGDLGGDDWLAGINLDDLQMPGDADFFGNMLVSPMAAKMEQDGGFLFF; from the exons ATGGTGATAGCGgcggtgcagcagcagcagcgccgggacgcggaggcggagctgAACCTGCCGCCGGGGTTCCGGTTCCACCCGACGGACGAGGAGCTGGTGGCGCACTACCTCTGCGCGCGGGCCGCCGGTCGCCGCCCCCCCGTCTCCATCATCGCCGAGGTCGACCTGTACCGCTTCGACCCCTGGGACCTCCCCGAGCGCGCCCTCTTCGGCCGCCGCGAGTGGTACTTCTTCACGCCGCGGGACCGCAAGTACCCCAACGGCTCCCGCCCCAACCGCGCCGCCGGATCCGGGTACTGGAAGGCCACGGGCGCCGACAAGCCCGTGGAGCACAGGGGCAGGACGGTCGGGATCAAGAAGGCGCTCGTGTTCTACCACGGCAAGCCTCCCCGTGGGGTCAAGACCGAGTGGATCATGCACGAGTACCGCCTCGCCGACGCCGGCGCCCGCGCCAAGAAGTCCGGCTCCGGCAACGGCACGCTCAGG TTGGATGACTGGGTGCTGTGCCGCCTGTACAACAAGAAGAACGAGTGGGAGAAGATGCAGCagcagaaggagaaggaggagatggagtcGGAGGCGTCGCTCTCGCACTCGCACTCGCACTCTGACACGCGGACGCCGGAGTCGGAGATCGACGACGACCCGTTCCCGGAGCTGGCCTCGCTGCCGGCGCTCGACGACATGGTGGGCCCAGCAGCTGCGGCACCTGCCGCCGGCGCCATCCTGCccaaggaggaggtggaggacttCGGCGACCTTGGCGGCGACGACTGGCTCGCGGGCATCAACCTTGACGACCTGCAGATGCCGGGCGACGCCGACTTCTTTGGCAACATGCTCGTCTCGCCGATGGCCGCCAAGATGGAGCAAGACGGTGGCTTTCTGTTCTTCTGA